Proteins encoded within one genomic window of Saccharomyces mikatae IFO 1815 strain IFO1815 genome assembly, chromosome: 15:
- the SMKI15G0080 gene encoding uncharacterized protein: MAPWDYLKLGFIPTKRIVNDEYVQRMEENYTSTKHDVTAHSEEIGQETTVSEKSKGRMKQLQHMFNKNDLCHFKLGAERKLLLKLDILLTFYACLSTWVKMLTVNMNNAYVSGMKEELDFEGNDLVDIQSLYTAGNIVFQLPFILLPRIPLNFFLPALEICWGLLTIGTGKSTSVRQIKILRFFTGVFEAPSYIAYMYLFGSFFKSGEVARRSGFMIVGQYAGLMSTGAMQSAIFGALNTSHGLSGWRWYFIIVGAISIVVALLGFYSLPGDIHNCYSIFLTDDEIKLMRSRVSSIQHGFSGALDKNFDKSVLKKVLKNWKLYVLVTWNVFAWNSSNSSHGGFQLWLHSLQRYSVPKLNNLTMITPGIGLLYIFFGSIIADKLHCCWGLILFFQALNLTGNILLAVWNIREGTKWFAFTLQYTAFATLPLVYSWQSEMCKDNIQERSIILVSMNMAAQSSIAWIALLVWKTKEAPRFFKGYVWASVSSLTMMGFTVIIFVLLKRESRQNEKKILYSTDSHGSSRCSYTIGT, translated from the coding sequence ATGGCACCTTGGGACTATCTAAAATTGGGATTTATCCCAACAAAGCGTATTGTGAACGATGAATACGTTCAGAGAATGGAAGAAAACTACACTAGCACGAAGCACGATGTGACAGCACATTCAGAGGAAATTGGTCAGGAAACTACAGTTTCGGAGAAAAGTAAAGGTAGAATGAAACAATTGCAACATATGTTTAACAAAAACGACCTCTGCCATTTCAAACTGGGCGCTGAGAGAAAACTTTTATTGAAACTGGATATATTATTAACTTTCTATGCATGTCTTTCAACATGGGTCAAAATGCTCACCGTGAATATGAACAACGCATACGTATCTGGAATGAAGGAAGAActtgattttgaaggaaatgACCTTGTAGATATTCAATCGCTTTACACTGCCGGTAATATAGTATTTCAATTACCATTCATTTTGCTACCACGTATTCCACTCAATTTTTTCCTGCCTGCACTAGAGATTTGTTGGGGACTGCTTACCATTGGAACAGGAAAATCAACGTCTGTTCGTCAAATTAAAATTCTAAGATTCTTCACTGGTGTGTTTGAGGCTCCTTCTTATATTGCCTACATGTACTTGTTTGGgtcatttttcaagtctGGTGAAGTGGCAAGACGGTCAGGATTTATGATTGTGGGACAGTATGCGGGATTAATGTCCACTGGTGCAATGCAATCTGCAATATTCGGAGCTCTTAACACATCGCATGGACTTTCCGGATGGAGGTGGTACTTTATAATTGTGGGTGCCATATCCATTGTAGTTGCACTACTTGGATTTTACTCTTTACCAGGCGATATTCACAACTGTTACtcgatttttttaacaGACGATGAAATAAAACTGATGCGATCAAGAGTTTCCAGCATACAGCACGGATTTTCTGGCGCTCTTGATAAAAACTTTGATAAGTCTGTGTTGAAGAAAGTGttaaaaaattggaaattgTATGTTTTAGTGACCTGGAATGTTTTTGCGTGGAATAGTAGCAACTCGAGCCATGGTGGTTTCCAATTGTGGTTACATTCCTTACAAAGATATAGCGTCCCAAAGCTGAATAATTTAACGATGATTACTCCGGGAATTGGActtttgtatattttttttggtagCATTATAGCAGACAAACTACATTGCTGCTGGGGCTTAAtactattttttcaagCATTGAATCTTACTGGGAATATTTTACTTGCTGTCTGGAACATAAGAGAAGGAACAAAGTGGTTTGCATTTACTTTACAATATACCGCGTTTGCAACGCTACCATTGGTATATTCCTGGCAAAGCGAAATGTGCAAGGATAATATACAGGAACGTTCTATTATTTTAGTTTCCATGAATATGGCAGCCCAGTCATCTATCGCTTGGATTGCTCTCTTAGTGTGGAAGACCAAGGAGGCCCCCCGATTTTTCAAGGGTTATGTGTGGGCTAGTGTTTCATCACTTACCATGATGGGGTTCACGGTAATAATATTTGTTTTACTTAAACGTGAAAGCAgacaaaatgaaaaaaaaatactttaCTCTACTGATAGCCATGGATCCTCAAGATGTTCATATACTATAGGTACATAA